The Schistocerca cancellata isolate TAMUIC-IGC-003103 chromosome 4, iqSchCanc2.1, whole genome shotgun sequence genome contains a region encoding:
- the LOC126184584 gene encoding uroporphyrinogen decarboxylase, whose protein sequence is MNFPALKNDRLLRAARGEEVDKIPVWIMRQAGRYLPEFRDLRQKYDFFTMCQTPALAAEVSIQPIQRFDLDACIIFSDILVIPQALGVHVEMKPSVGPVLEPLVEPEDITKLEVPVNVNEKLGYVAEAITLTRHKLEGKVPLIGFSGAPWTLMAYMIEGGGSKTLSKAKAWLYKYPDASKKLLTILTDAVVDYMIMQAAAGAQLLQLFESNAEYLGPDLFCKFALPYIRDICKRVKTGCSSVGVGNIPMTIFAKGAHYALEELSGSGYDVVGIDWTVDPTEARNRTGGTVTLQGNLDPCALYSPPEQLKRLASEMVQKFGKTKYIANLGHGIYPDVDPAHVKILIDAIHDVK, encoded by the coding sequence ATGAACTTTCCAGCTTTAAAGAATGACAGGCTTTTAAGAGCAGCTCGTGGTGAGGAAGTGGACAAGATTCCAGTATGGATAATGAGACAGGCAGGCAGATATCTCCCAGAATTTCGTGATCTTCGCCAAAAGTATGACTTTTTCACGATGTGTCAAACCCCAGCTCTAGCAGCAGAAGTGTCTATTCAACCTATACAGAGATTTGATCTTGATGCATGCATAATATTTTCTGATATCTTGGTAATTCCTCAAGCTTTAGGAGTGCATGTTGAAATGAAACCTAGTGTGGGCCCCGTTTTGGAACCTCTGGTTGAACCCGAAGACATTACCAAACTTGAAGTGCCAGTTAATGTAAATGAGAAACTTGGCTACGTTGCAGAAGCAATCACACTGACGCGTCACAAGTTAGAAGGAAAAGTTCCTCTTATCGGATTTTCTGGGGCCCCTTGGACTTTGATGGCATACATGATTGAAGGTGGTGGATCAAAGACACTTTCAAAGGCAAAAGCGTGGTTATATAAATATCCAGATGCCAGCAAGAAATTATTAACAATCTTAACTGATGCTGTTGTTGACTATATGATAATGCAGGCTGCTGCTGGTGCTCAGTTGTTGCAACTCTTTGAATCAAATGCTGAATACCTAGGTCCTGATCTGTTCTGTAAATTTGCTCTTCCTTATATTCGTGATATCTGTAAAAGAGTAAAAACTGGCTGTTCTAGTGTTGGTGTAGGCAACATTCCAATGACAATATTTGCTAAAGGTGCACATTATGCTCTGGAGGAGCTTTCTGGAAGTGGTTATGATGTGGTAGGTATCGATTGGACTGTAGATCCCACAGAGGCAAGAAACAGAACAGGGGGAACTGTAACACTCCAAGGGAATTTGGATCCATGTGCTCTATATTCCCCTCCAGAACAGCTGAAAAGACTGGCATCAGAAATGGTACAAAAGTTTGGGAAGACTAAATATATAGCAAATCTTGGGCATGGAATATATCCTGATGTTGATCCAGCAcatgtaaagattttaatagatgcAATACATGATGTGAAGTAA